In Malania oleifera isolate guangnan ecotype guangnan chromosome 8, ASM2987363v1, whole genome shotgun sequence, a single window of DNA contains:
- the LOC131162172 gene encoding putative germin-like protein 2-1 isoform X1, whose amino-acid sequence MLTMKMKMAANTLACVAFLAVAFSLASAADPSPLQDFCVALNDSMEGVFVNGKFCKDPKLATADDFSFSGLNVPGNTSNRVGSNVTLVNVDKLAGLNTLGISIARLDFAPYGLNPPHTHPRGTELLTVLEGTLFVGFVTSNPENRLITKVLNPGDVFVFPVGLIHFQFNVGETNAVAIAGLSSQNPGVITIANAVFGSKPPISIDVLTKAFQVDKNVINYLQAQFWMDNNN is encoded by the exons ATGCTAACCATGAAGATGAAGATGGCAGCCAACACACTTGCATGCGTTGCCTTCTTGGCTGTGGCTTTTTCTTTAGCTTCTGCTGCTGATCCCAGCCCTTTGCAGGACTTCTGTGTTGCTCTTAATGACTCTATGGAAGGTG TGTTTGTGAACGGAAAATTCTGCAAGGATCCAAAGCTTGCGACAGCCGATGATTTCTCCTTTTCGGGACTGAATGTGCCTGGAAACACATCGAATCGGGTTGGTTCAAATGTTACATTAGTAAATGTTGATAAACTCGCTGGCCTTAACACCCTTGGTATCTCAATAGCCCGTTTGGATTTTGCGCCGTATGGTCTCAACCCTCCTCACACGCACCCTCGCGGCACTGAGCTCCTTACTGTCTTGGAAGGCACCCTCTTTGTTGGTTTTGTCACCTCAAACCCGGAAAATCGCCTAATTACCAAGGTTCTTAACCCAGGTGATGTTTTTGTGTTTCCCGTGGGACTCATTCACTTCCAGTTTAATGTTGGAGAAACCAATGCAGTGGCCATAGCTGGTTTAAGTAGCCAGAATCCGGGAGTCATCACTATTGCAAATGCAGTTTTTGGTTCAAAGCCGCCCATCTCTATTGATGTTCTAACCAAGGCCTTCCAAGTCGACAAAAATGTCATCAACTATCTGCAAGCTCAATTCTGGATGGACAACAACaactaa
- the LOC131162174 gene encoding auxin-responsive protein SAUR36, which yields MKRSTSSKKLSEIIEKWRKRKKGHFVVYTRDGKRFVLPLYYLNHPIFRVLLEMAEEEFGSTVHGPLQVPCEEGLMYSILSLLSKNNPSGEVEKALLSMTTCRGASFSSFLPLFNAHNQGENGNIAL from the coding sequence ATGAAACGCAGTACTTCTTCTAAAAAGCTGAGTGAGATCATAGAGAAATGGAGAAAGAGGAAGAAGGGCCATTTTGTTGTCTACACCAGAGATGGAAAGAGGTTTGTTCTGCCTCTTTACTACTTGAACCACCCCATCTTCAGAGTACTGCTGGAGATGGCAGAGGAGGAGTTCGGCTCGACGGTTCACGGGCCTCTGCAAGTTCCTTGTGAAGAAGGGCTGATGTACTCCATTCTCTCCCTGCTAAGCAAGAATAATCCTTCCGGGGAAGTCGAGAAAGCCCTCCTCTCAATGACTACCTGCCGGGGCGCTTCCTTTTCTTCCTTCCTGCCTCTTTTTAATGCCCACAACCAGGGTGAGAATGGAAATATAGCTTTGTAG
- the LOC131162172 gene encoding putative germin-like protein 2-1 isoform X2, protein MAANTLACVAFLAVAFSLASAADPSPLQDFCVALNDSMEGGTLFVNGKFCKDPKLATADDFSFSGLNVPGNTSNRVGSNVTLVNVDKLAGLNTLGISIARLDFAPYGLNPPHTHPRGTELLTVLEGTLFVGFVTSNPENRLITKVLNPGDVFVFPVGLIHFQFNVGETNAVAIAGLSSQNPGVITIANAVFGSKPPISIDVLTKAFQVDKNVINYLQAQFWMDNNN, encoded by the exons ATGGCAGCCAACACACTTGCATGCGTTGCCTTCTTGGCTGTGGCTTTTTCTTTAGCTTCTGCTGCTGATCCCAGCCCTTTGCAGGACTTCTGTGTTGCTCTTAATGACTCTATGGAAGGTGGTACGT TGTTTGTGAACGGAAAATTCTGCAAGGATCCAAAGCTTGCGACAGCCGATGATTTCTCCTTTTCGGGACTGAATGTGCCTGGAAACACATCGAATCGGGTTGGTTCAAATGTTACATTAGTAAATGTTGATAAACTCGCTGGCCTTAACACCCTTGGTATCTCAATAGCCCGTTTGGATTTTGCGCCGTATGGTCTCAACCCTCCTCACACGCACCCTCGCGGCACTGAGCTCCTTACTGTCTTGGAAGGCACCCTCTTTGTTGGTTTTGTCACCTCAAACCCGGAAAATCGCCTAATTACCAAGGTTCTTAACCCAGGTGATGTTTTTGTGTTTCCCGTGGGACTCATTCACTTCCAGTTTAATGTTGGAGAAACCAATGCAGTGGCCATAGCTGGTTTAAGTAGCCAGAATCCGGGAGTCATCACTATTGCAAATGCAGTTTTTGGTTCAAAGCCGCCCATCTCTATTGATGTTCTAACCAAGGCCTTCCAAGTCGACAAAAATGTCATCAACTATCTGCAAGCTCAATTCTGGATGGACAACAACaactaa
- the LOC131162171 gene encoding putative germin-like protein 2-1: MMSMKKKMAANTLACIALLAVAFSSVSAADPSPLQDFCVALNDSTEGVFVNGKFCKDPKLATADDFSFSGLNVPGNTSNRVGSNVTLVNVDKLAGLNTLGISIARLDFAPYGLNPPHTHPRGTELLTVLEGTLFVGFVTSNPENRLITKVLNPGDVFVFPVGLIHFQFNVGETNAVAIAGLSSQNPGVITIANAVFGSKPPISIDVLTKAFQVDKNVINYLQAQFWMDNNN; encoded by the exons ATGATGAGCATGAAGAAGAAGATGGCAGCCAACACACTTGCATGCATTGCCCTCTTGGCTGTGGCTTTTTCTTCAGTTTCTGCTGCTGATCCCAGCCCTTTGCAGGACTTCTGTGTTGCTCTTAATGATTCCACGGAAGGTG TGTTCGTTAACGGAAAATTCTGCAAGGATCCAAAGCTTGCGACAGCCGATGATTTCTCCTTTTCGGGACTGAATGTGCCTGGAAACACATCGAATCGGGTTGGTTCAAATGTTACATTAGTAAATGTTGATAAACTCGCTGGCCTTAACACCCTTGGTATCTCAATAGCCCGTTTGGATTTTGCGCCGTATGGTCTCAACCCTCCTCACACGCACCCTCGCGGCACTGAGCTCCTTACTGTCTTGGAGGGCACCCTCTTTGTTGGTTTTGTCACCTCAAACCCGGAAAATCGCCTAATTACCAAGGTTCTTAACCCAGGTGATGTTTTTGTGTTTCCCGTGGGACTCATTCACTTCCAGTTTAATGTTGGAGAAACCAATGCAGTGGCCATAGCTGGTTTAAGTAGCCAGAATCCGGGAGTCATCACTATTGCAAATGCAGTTTTTGGTTCAAAGCCGCCCATCTCTATTGATGTCCTGACCAAGGCCTTCCAAGTCGACAAAAATGTCATCAACTATCTGCAAGCTCAATTCTGGATGGATAACAACaactaa